The Candidatus Nomurabacteria bacterium genome has a segment encoding these proteins:
- the yidD gene encoding membrane protein insertion efficiency factor YidD, with translation MSKIAIIFIDFYQKIKKTLIKQGILSGNRVCRFYPTCSQYTKEALQKHGFFKGLFLGVRRVLKCHPFSEHKIDKI, from the coding sequence ATGTCTAAAATAGCTATTATTTTTATAGATTTTTACCAAAAAATCAAAAAAACCCTTATAAAACAAGGCATTTTGAGTGGTAATAGAGTTTGCAGGTTTTACCCAACTTGTTCACAGTATACAAAAGAGGCCCTTCAAAAACATGGTTTTTTCAAAGGGCTTTTTCTTGGTGTTAGAAGGGTTTTGAAATGCCACCCTTTCTCAGAACACAAAATAGATAAAATATAA
- a CDS encoding PBP1A family penicillin-binding protein — MQRKKSKLRHGLEILFFGFGSFVLFGIASSIIWASTMEIPDFGAFEERKVASSTKIYDSTGEVLLYDVNKDIRRTVIPFEEMGDNIKNATVAIEDWKFYEHSGIRPTSIIRALFANLSSGSLSQGGSTITQQIVKNTLLTTDKKISRKIKEVILAVKVEQKLSKDEILTIYLNEAPYGGVVYGIKEASETFYGKDPAELTIAESAYLAAIPQAPTYYSPRGEHRDRLEERKNLVLSRMLDLNYITREEYDAAITEEVAFIPQEPNSIKAPHFVFMIKSLLEEKYGTDMVESGGLKVITTLDWELQKKVEETVKENAIKNEESWGAENQAAVAIDPKTGYILALTGSRDYFDKEIDGSFNVATAYRQPGSSFKPFVYATAFKKGYTPDTAIFDVPTEFQAGCDAYGNAVTVSQDKCYKPSNYDGAYLGPLTLRNALAQSRNIPAVKMLYLVGVTDSLKTAKEMGITSLGEKDQYGLTLVLGGGEVSPLEMASAYGVFANAGVRNPYTGILSVERKDGTVLESYAPKPETVLDRNVAALINDVLSDNVARTPLFGPTSFLYFGDRPVAGKTGTTNNNRDAWLVGYTPDVVVAVWSGNNDNTSMKKGSSISGPSFNAIMNEYLKDKPIAYFDEPIISYNETTKPIIRGYWQGGESFFIDTISGGLATNLTPEETKEEKIITNVHTILHWINKSDPTGPSPINPESDSQYSRWETAVQNWWAQNAYKYPEVFSGDKPGFFDDVHTEANIPDIEISNINNYQIFSNTSNVKIDVDTDSKYPIDSVSFFVNGIFLGVDETKPYSYSFSPMDFGFSGDVKISVSATDSVYNKVSDEKYITVIN; from the coding sequence ATGCAAAGAAAAAAGTCTAAGTTAAGACATGGTTTGGAGATCCTTTTTTTTGGATTTGGAAGCTTTGTCCTTTTTGGAATAGCCTCTAGTATTATCTGGGCTTCTACAATGGAAATACCTGATTTTGGCGCTTTTGAAGAGAGAAAAGTGGCTAGTTCAACAAAAATATATGACTCAACTGGAGAGGTTCTCCTTTATGATGTAAATAAAGATATAAGAAGAACGGTTATACCTTTTGAGGAAATGGGTGACAATATAAAAAATGCAACTGTGGCAATAGAAGACTGGAAATTTTATGAACACTCCGGTATAAGACCAACGTCTATAATAAGAGCTCTTTTTGCAAACCTGAGCAGTGGCTCTCTTTCTCAAGGAGGATCAACTATTACTCAGCAAATTGTAAAAAACACACTTCTTACAACAGATAAGAAAATTTCTAGAAAAATAAAAGAGGTTATTTTGGCAGTAAAAGTTGAACAAAAACTTTCAAAAGATGAAATCTTAACCATATATCTAAACGAAGCACCTTATGGTGGTGTTGTTTATGGAATAAAAGAAGCCTCTGAAACATTTTATGGGAAGGATCCAGCTGAACTAACTATAGCTGAGTCTGCTTATCTGGCAGCAATACCGCAGGCTCCTACATACTATTCACCAAGGGGTGAACATAGAGACAGATTAGAAGAGAGAAAAAATCTTGTTCTAAGTAGAATGTTAGACCTAAATTATATAACAAGGGAAGAATATGACGCGGCAATAACAGAAGAAGTTGCCTTCATCCCACAAGAACCAAACAGTATAAAGGCTCCTCATTTTGTTTTTATGATTAAGTCTCTTTTGGAAGAAAAATATGGAACAGATATGGTTGAGTCTGGTGGATTAAAAGTTATAACTACACTAGATTGGGAGCTTCAGAAAAAAGTTGAAGAGACAGTAAAAGAAAATGCTATAAAAAACGAAGAATCTTGGGGTGCTGAGAATCAAGCTGCTGTTGCTATAGATCCAAAGACTGGTTATATATTGGCACTTACTGGTTCTAGAGATTATTTCGACAAAGAAATAGATGGTAGTTTCAACGTCGCTACTGCTTACAGACAACCTGGTTCATCATTCAAGCCGTTCGTATACGCAACAGCCTTTAAAAAGGGTTATACGCCTGATACAGCGATTTTTGATGTACCTACAGAGTTCCAGGCTGGTTGTGACGCATATGGCAACGCTGTGACTGTTTCTCAAGACAAGTGTTATAAACCAAGCAACTATGATGGCGCTTATTTAGGGCCACTTACTTTGAGAAATGCTTTGGCTCAATCAAGAAACATTCCAGCGGTAAAAATGCTTTATTTGGTTGGTGTTACTGACTCCCTAAAAACAGCAAAAGAAATGGGTATAACATCTCTCGGAGAAAAAGATCAGTATGGACTTACTCTTGTTTTGGGAGGTGGTGAAGTTTCCCCTCTTGAAATGGCTTCTGCATATGGAGTATTTGCAAACGCAGGTGTTAGAAATCCTTATACAGGAATACTAAGTGTAGAAAGAAAAGATGGAACAGTTTTGGAATCTTACGCTCCAAAACCAGAAACAGTTCTAGATAGAAACGTAGCTGCTCTTATAAACGATGTTTTGTCAGACAACGTTGCTAGAACACCTCTTTTTGGTCCAACATCATTCCTATATTTTGGAGATAGACCAGTAGCTGGTAAAACAGGTACCACAAACAACAACAGAGACGCTTGGCTTGTTGGTTATACTCCGGATGTTGTAGTTGCTGTGTGGAGTGGTAACAACGACAACACCTCTATGAAAAAAGGTTCTTCTATATCTGGTCCGTCTTTCAACGCTATTATGAATGAATATTTGAAAGATAAACCTATAGCTTATTTTGATGAACCTATTATTTCTTATAATGAAACAACTAAACCTATAATTAGAGGTTATTGGCAGGGTGGAGAATCATTCTTTATCGACACAATATCTGGAGGACTAGCAACAAACTTAACCCCTGAAGAAACAAAGGAAGAAAAAATAATAACAAATGTTCATACAATACTTCATTGGATAAATAAAAGTGATCCAACGGGGCCATCTCCTATAAATCCAGAAAGTGACTCACAATATAGTCGTTGGGAAACTGCTGTTCAAAACTGGTGGGCTCAAAATGCTTATAAATATCCAGAAGTTTTTTCTGGAGATAAACCGGGATTCTTTGATGATGTACACACTGAGGCAAACATACCTGATATAGAAATATCAAACATAAATAATTATCAAATATTCTCAAACACTAGTAATGTAAAAATAGATGTCGATACCGACTCTAAATATCCAATAGATTCTGTTAGCTTTTTTGTAAATGGTATTTTCTTGGGAGTAGATGAAACAAAACCTTACAGCTATTCATTCTCACCTATGGACTTTGGTTTTAGTGGTGATGTAAAAATATCCGTTTCTGCAACGGACTCTGTTTATAACAAGGTTTCTGATGAGAAATATATAACTGTTATAAATTAG
- the dnaA gene encoding chromosomal replication initiator protein DnaA has protein sequence MDNTIWNQCLKQIETSVSRANFSTWFKHTSIVKQDGGTVYVGVPNEFVKEWLSNKYQSLILKSMIDNVDAGIRSIEFQIVKAGQSPKKEIKKETLDEIVKKELPLKDLYINKEDNLNPRYTFDSFIVGGFNELAHAASQAIVKQPGQIYNPFFIYGDTGLGKTHLIQAVGNTIKTNFAEKRVFYTTLERFSVDYINSVQNNKANLFKEKYRKYDVLIMDDIQFISGKDKTQEELFHLFNELYENNKQIIFSSDKHPHFITGLEDRLKSRFSQGMTVNINEPEYESRVAILRKKAEEQEELIEDEIIDVIAQSISGNIRELEGCFNSILCSQKIKNKPLSQKEIKNLLKNNIKPKKNISIDDIVFIVSDFYNIETSSIYDRTRRKEIVKARQVIMYILREDFNISFPHIGQKLGGKDHTTVIHSCTKIKNDLSKDPELVDEVERLRLLFK, from the coding sequence ATGGATAACACTATTTGGAACCAATGCTTAAAGCAAATAGAAACTAGCGTATCTCGCGCTAATTTTAGTACTTGGTTCAAACACACCTCAATTGTTAAACAAGATGGGGGAACTGTTTATGTTGGTGTTCCAAATGAATTTGTAAAAGAGTGGCTTTCAAATAAATATCAATCTCTGATTTTGAAGAGTATGATAGATAATGTCGATGCTGGAATAAGATCTATTGAATTCCAAATAGTAAAAGCTGGTCAATCTCCTAAGAAAGAAATAAAAAAAGAAACCTTGGATGAGATTGTAAAAAAAGAACTTCCTCTAAAAGATCTTTATATAAACAAGGAAGATAATTTGAATCCTAGATATACTTTTGATTCTTTTATTGTTGGTGGTTTCAATGAATTAGCACACGCGGCTTCTCAAGCTATAGTTAAACAACCGGGACAAATATATAATCCGTTTTTCATCTATGGAGATACTGGTTTAGGAAAAACACACCTTATACAAGCAGTAGGGAATACTATAAAAACAAATTTTGCAGAAAAAAGAGTTTTTTATACAACACTTGAGAGATTTTCTGTAGACTATATAAACTCAGTACAAAACAATAAAGCAAATCTTTTTAAAGAAAAATATAGAAAATATGATGTTTTAATAATGGATGATATTCAATTTATCTCTGGAAAAGATAAAACTCAAGAAGAGTTGTTTCATTTATTCAATGAACTTTATGAAAACAATAAGCAAATTATATTTTCTTCAGATAAACACCCTCATTTTATAACAGGATTAGAAGATCGTTTAAAATCAAGGTTTTCTCAAGGAATGACTGTAAATATAAATGAACCTGAGTATGAATCTAGAGTGGCAATACTTAGAAAAAAAGCAGAAGAGCAAGAGGAGTTGATAGAAGATGAAATAATAGATGTTATTGCTCAAAGTATTTCTGGAAACATAAGAGAGTTGGAAGGGTGTTTTAATTCGATTCTTTGTAGTCAAAAAATCAAAAATAAGCCTTTGTCTCAAAAAGAGATAAAAAACCTCTTAAAAAACAATATAAAGCCAAAAAAGAATATATCTATAGATGATATAGTTTTTATTGTTTCTGATTTTTATAATATAGAAACTAGTTCTATTTATGATAGAACTAGAAGAAAAGAGATTGTTAAAGCGAGGCAGGTGATTATGTATATATTGAGAGAAGATTTCAATATTTCATTCCCTCATATAGGACAAAAACTTGGTGGAAAAGACCATACAACAGTAATTCACTCGTGTACAAAGATAAAAAACGATTTAAGTAAAGATCCAGAATTAGTTGATGAAGTAGAAAGACTGCGTTTATTGTTTAAATAG
- the dnaN gene encoding DNA polymerase III subunit beta has protein sequence MKCIVKSEDIQKAVSMVERVTGKNLTLPILSGIKIEVKKNKIILKATNLNIGVEYEIDGQIEKEGETVVHGVTLSGAISNLKAKENITLEKKDSILKISTKAQNSNIKVLEDDEFPILPKVEGQNIIISSKKLYEVIKSVSFSASLSDIKPEIASVYIYIENGHLISTATDSFRLAEKKTLLKKTDDIEGIIIPIKNCGELLRILEEINSDVELIISKNQISIKSEKIYFTTRIIDGVFPDYRQIIPKDSKTSATILKKDFIDALKTSTYFTDKFNNINIKILPTDKKFVVETKNPDVGDSVIEIDAVIKGDKLEASYNYKYILDSLSFIEDDSIIISFMDENKPMVIKGNSDKSFLYLVMPLNR, from the coding sequence ATGAAATGTATTGTTAAAAGTGAAGATATCCAAAAAGCAGTATCGATGGTAGAAAGAGTTACAGGTAAAAATCTTACATTACCAATACTTTCTGGTATTAAAATAGAAGTAAAGAAAAATAAAATAATACTTAAAGCAACAAATTTAAATATTGGTGTTGAATATGAAATAGACGGTCAAATAGAAAAAGAAGGAGAAACAGTTGTTCATGGCGTCACTTTGAGCGGAGCTATATCAAATTTAAAAGCAAAAGAAAATATAACATTAGAGAAAAAAGATTCAATTCTTAAAATATCTACAAAAGCTCAAAATTCAAATATAAAAGTACTTGAGGATGATGAGTTTCCAATACTTCCAAAAGTAGAGGGTCAAAATATAATTATTTCTAGTAAAAAACTTTATGAAGTTATAAAATCAGTATCTTTTAGTGCATCACTTAGTGATATAAAACCAGAAATAGCCAGTGTTTATATTTATATAGAAAATGGACATCTTATATCCACCGCTACAGATTCTTTTAGATTAGCTGAGAAAAAAACACTACTTAAAAAAACAGATGACATAGAAGGGATAATTATTCCTATAAAAAACTGTGGAGAATTACTTAGAATTTTAGAAGAAATAAATAGTGATGTTGAACTTATTATTTCTAAAAATCAAATATCTATAAAATCTGAAAAAATATATTTTACAACCAGGATTATAGACGGAGTATTTCCTGATTATAGACAAATAATTCCAAAAGACTCTAAAACAAGTGCAACTATTTTGAAAAAAGATTTTATAGATGCATTAAAAACATCGACTTATTTTACAGATAAATTCAATAATATAAATATTAAAATTCTTCCAACAGATAAAAAATTTGTAGTAGAAACAAAAAACCCAGACGTTGGAGATAGTGTTATAGAAATAGACGCTGTTATAAAAGGAGACAAATTAGAAGCTAGTTATAATTATAAATACATATTAGATTCACTATCTTTTATAGAAGATGACTCTATTATTATCTCTTTTATGGATGAAAATAAACCAATGGTTATAAAAGGAAATTCTGATAAAAGTTTTCTTTATCTAGTAATGCCACTCAATAGATAA
- a CDS encoding ribonuclease P protein component, which yields MLNKIFRLKSVDFDQKFVFFYENDVFSLKKTREPKELGFSVVIPKKIIKSAVKRHRIKRIVLAEVSKNLYKIRLKNKILIFIKKEINNKTENETKTEIEKMVHFLINQNV from the coding sequence ATGTTAAATAAGATTTTTAGACTAAAAAGTGTAGATTTTGATCAAAAATTCGTATTTTTTTACGAAAATGACGTTTTTTCTCTAAAAAAGACCAGGGAACCCAAGGAATTGGGTTTTTCTGTTGTAATACCTAAAAAAATCATAAAAAGCGCGGTAAAAAGACACAGAATAAAGAGAATTGTTTTGGCTGAAGTTTCAAAAAACCTATATAAAATAAGGCTAAAAAACAAAATACTTATTTTTATAAAGAAAGAAATAAACAATAAGACAGAAAATGAAACAAAAACAGAAATAGAGAAAATGGTTCATTTTTTAATAAACCAAAATGTCTAA
- a CDS encoding crossover junction endodeoxyribonuclease RuvC, which yields MKIMGIDPGFDRLGFAFIEKNPGQKEVILNSGTITTDKKETHPKRFSYIRSELVKILEKEKPDIVGVESILFSNNQKTAVLVSGVRGVILEVLGSYDFDVIEVNPKTVKLSVTGSGSSDKKAILKILPKIIAFPEKKMLDDEVDAIAIALTTSTLSTFPQKA from the coding sequence ATGAAAATAATGGGCATAGATCCAGGTTTTGATCGTCTTGGTTTTGCTTTTATAGAAAAAAACCCTGGTCAAAAAGAAGTTATTCTAAACTCTGGAACAATAACTACAGATAAAAAAGAAACTCATCCAAAAAGATTTTCTTACATAAGAAGCGAGCTTGTAAAAATACTTGAAAAAGAAAAACCGGATATTGTTGGTGTAGAAAGTATTCTTTTTTCAAACAATCAAAAAACTGCTGTTTTAGTAAGTGGTGTAAGGGGTGTGATACTCGAGGTTTTGGGTTCTTATGATTTTGATGTAATAGAGGTAAACCCAAAAACAGTGAAACTTTCTGTGACAGGCTCTGGGTCCTCTGATAAAAAGGCGATTTTAAAAATACTTCCAAAAATAATAGCTTTTCCAGAAAAAAAGATGCTTGACGACGAGGTTGACGCCATAGCGATAGCGCTTACAACCAGTACTCTTTCGACTTTTCCACAAAAAGCATAG
- the tyrS gene encoding tyrosine--tRNA ligase codes for MSQKIKEDIFERGISSFIDPNGDFKEKLTNSPEKVVIKFGVDPTRPDIHLGHAVVLLKLRKMQDLGAKVIFLIGDFTSLIGDPTGKSKVRPEIDQKEVEKNMKTYLAQVGKILKTDKKVFSWIRNSDWFLSPADIEPKDGILIRILNRGINPKSLVGKTILFSETRMQKKVLNKKEILTITMASFLRTLRKLTHARLIERDMFQDRLNKGDELFMHEMMYPVLQGVDSYALSKIYGSCDLEIGGNDQTFNMMIGRDVMKMNNQSPQAVMAMNVLVGTDGKEKMSKSLDNYIAITDEPWDMYGKIMSIGDSLIGEYFELCTFTPLSDIEQIKKQVEAGENPKELKMRLAREIVSIYHGEEKAKKAEQDFINKFQKKDNIDNFIEINKDSIVESLLEKQIVSSRSDLRRLVSQGAIKDIESDQKIENIEDLKEGKKYKIGAKNFVEIK; via the coding sequence ATGTCACAGAAGATAAAAGAGGATATTTTTGAAAGGGGTATTTCATCATTTATAGACCCAAACGGAGATTTCAAAGAAAAATTGACCAATAGTCCAGAAAAGGTAGTTATAAAATTTGGAGTTGATCCAACAAGGCCAGACATTCATCTGGGCCACGCGGTGGTTTTGTTGAAGCTTAGAAAAATGCAAGATCTTGGCGCAAAGGTTATTTTTCTTATTGGAGACTTCACCTCTCTTATTGGAGACCCAACAGGAAAAAGCAAAGTTAGACCCGAGATAGACCAGAAAGAGGTTGAGAAGAATATGAAGACATATCTTGCTCAAGTTGGGAAAATACTAAAAACAGATAAAAAAGTTTTTTCATGGATTAGAAACTCCGACTGGTTTCTGTCACCTGCCGACATAGAGCCAAAAGATGGAATATTGATAAGGATTTTAAACAGGGGAATAAACCCAAAATCTTTGGTTGGTAAAACAATTCTGTTTAGCGAAACAAGGATGCAAAAGAAAGTTCTGAACAAAAAAGAAATATTAACTATAACAATGGCATCTTTCTTGAGAACCCTCAGAAAACTAACACACGCAAGACTTATAGAAAGGGACATGTTCCAAGACAGACTCAATAAAGGTGATGAGCTTTTTATGCACGAGATGATGTACCCAGTTCTTCAGGGTGTAGACTCGTACGCCCTCTCAAAAATATATGGGTCATGTGATCTAGAAATAGGGGGAAATGACCAAACATTCAATATGATGATTGGACGAGATGTTATGAAAATGAACAATCAGTCACCCCAAGCTGTCATGGCCATGAATGTTTTGGTTGGAACAGACGGTAAAGAAAAAATGTCAAAAAGTCTAGATAACTATATCGCTATTACAGATGAGCCTTGGGATATGTATGGAAAAATAATGTCTATTGGAGACTCTTTGATAGGTGAGTATTTTGAGCTTTGCACATTTACACCACTTTCTGACATAGAACAAATAAAAAAACAAGTTGAAGCCGGAGAAAATCCAAAAGAGTTAAAAATGAGATTAGCGAGAGAAATAGTTTCTATATATCACGGAGAAGAAAAGGCCAAAAAAGCAGAACAAGACTTCATAAATAAATTTCAAAAGAAAGACAATATAGATAATTTCATAGAAATAAATAAGGACTCCATAGTTGAATCTTTACTAGAAAAACAAATAGTTTCTTCTAGAAGCGACCTTAGAAGGCTTGTATCACAGGGTGCCATAAAAGATATAGAAAGCGATCAAAAGATAGAAAATATAGAAGACTTGAAAGAAGGAAAAAAATACAAAATAGGCGCAAAGAACTTTGTAGAAATAAAATAA
- a CDS encoding YidC/Oxa1 family membrane protein insertase, translating to MGIWNNLFFEPLYNALIFLINILPDAGLAIVSLTIVVKLILFPIQTKSIKSQIELKKIEPEVQKIKEEYKDKEEQAKKTFELYKNKKINPFSGCLLLLIQLPIIIALYQVFLQDFSADHSYLYNFLSFPENINYTFLGFLDIREKSIVLAVLTGLSQFFQTRLMMGRTASSSPSGSGFGQDLAKTMNMQMKYFLPVFIAFVASRLPSAVALYWTTSNLFGVLHEWYLKKKSEKE from the coding sequence ATGGGGATATGGAATAATTTGTTTTTTGAGCCGCTTTACAACGCTCTTATTTTTTTAATAAATATTTTACCAGATGCTGGTTTGGCGATAGTTTCTTTGACGATAGTTGTAAAACTAATACTCTTCCCCATTCAAACCAAATCTATAAAAAGCCAGATTGAGCTCAAAAAAATAGAGCCAGAAGTTCAAAAAATAAAAGAAGAATATAAAGACAAAGAAGAGCAAGCCAAAAAAACATTTGAACTATATAAAAATAAAAAAATAAACCCATTTTCAGGTTGTTTACTGCTTCTTATACAACTTCCTATAATTATCGCTCTTTACCAAGTATTTTTACAAGATTTCTCCGCCGACCACAGCTATCTATATAACTTTTTATCCTTTCCAGAAAATATAAACTATACATTTTTAGGTTTTCTTGATATAAGAGAAAAGAGTATAGTTTTGGCGGTTCTTACCGGACTCAGCCAATTCTTCCAAACAAGGCTAATGATGGGAAGGACAGCATCTAGTTCTCCTTCTGGATCAGGTTTTGGGCAAGATCTTGCAAAGACAATGAATATGCAGATGAAATACTTCCTACCTGTTTTTATTGCATTTGTAGCAAGCAGATTACCTAGTGCGGTTGCGCTGTATTGGACAACAAGTAACCTTTTTGGAGTTCTTCACGAGTGGTATTTGAAGAAAAAAAGCGAAAAAGAATAA
- the rpmH gene encoding 50S ribosomal protein L34 produces MSVTYQPKKRKRAKTHGFLTRTKTSTGKKVLQARRRKGRAKLAV; encoded by the coding sequence ATGTCAGTAACATATCAACCAAAAAAGAGAAAAAGAGCAAAAACTCACGGATTTCTAACTAGAACTAAGACCTCTACTGGGAAAAAAGTACTACAAGCTAGAAGAAGAAAAGGTAGAGCAAAACTTGCTGTTTAG
- the ruvB gene encoding Holliday junction branch migration DNA helicase RuvB: MKENDHLDTVLRPSNWEEYIGQESIKQNLKILLKAAEERGHTAEHILFYGAPGLGKTTLAHLIAKETGRNLKITSGPAIEKVGDLASLLTNLAEGDILFIDEIHRLNKMIEEVLYPAMESGVLDIIIGKGPSARSIQLDLPPFTLVAATTRVALLSAPLRSRFGGGSFRLDFYKTEEIAEIIKRSAKILGIEIEEEALLEIAKRSRFTPRTANYFLKRCRDYAQVHKKSLDKKTVFLALSLLGIDEYGLSELDRKVLEIIIDKFSGGPVGLTTIATALSEDEATIEDVVEPYLIQEGFIEKTPRGRVATKKAFQHLGFEKK, encoded by the coding sequence ATGAAAGAAAACGATCATCTAGACACAGTACTTCGGCCATCAAATTGGGAAGAATATATAGGCCAAGAATCTATAAAACAAAACCTGAAAATACTACTCAAAGCAGCAGAAGAGCGCGGTCACACAGCTGAACATATTTTGTTTTATGGTGCACCGGGTTTGGGTAAAACAACCCTCGCACACCTTATCGCAAAAGAAACTGGAAGAAATCTCAAAATAACTTCTGGTCCTGCAATAGAAAAAGTTGGAGACTTGGCTTCACTTCTTACAAACCTTGCTGAGGGAGATATTTTGTTTATAGACGAGATACACAGACTAAACAAAATGATAGAAGAGGTTCTATACCCCGCTATGGAGTCTGGTGTTTTAGATATAATAATCGGCAAAGGTCCGTCTGCAAGAAGTATTCAGCTTGACCTGCCACCCTTTACTCTTGTTGCAGCAACCACAAGAGTTGCATTACTTTCTGCCCCACTTAGATCTAGGTTTGGCGGAGGATCTTTTAGATTGGATTTTTACAAAACAGAAGAAATAGCAGAAATCATAAAAAGGTCTGCAAAAATACTTGGTATAGAAATAGAAGAAGAAGCTTTGTTGGAAATCGCCAAAAGATCTCGTTTTACACCGAGAACAGCAAACTACTTTTTAAAAAGGTGTCGTGATTACGCCCAGGTTCACAAAAAATCACTCGACAAAAAAACTGTTTTTCTAGCGCTATCACTTCTAGGGATAGACGAGTATGGACTTTCTGAACTCGACAGAAAAGTTCTAGAAATAATAATCGACAAGTTTTCTGGTGGACCAGTAGGACTAACAACAATCGCAACTGCTCTGTCGGAAGATGAAGCCACAATAGAAGATGTTGTTGAGCCATATCTAATACAAGAAGGTTTTATAGAAAAAACTCCAAGAGGTCGTGTCGCGACAAAGAAAGCTTTTCAGCACTTGGGTTTTGAAAAAAAATAA